From the Acidimicrobiia bacterium genome, one window contains:
- the hpt gene encoding hypoxanthine phosphoribosyltransferase, translated as MTDPVLEVITRPTINSRIGELGGQISADYAGRSPILVAVLHGALPFLADLVRAVDIQIDVDFLALSRFGEGGRVRIAMDTLTSLEGRDVIIVEDIVDTGLTLNVLRRMIETRDVASVTTATLIDKSSRRLVETPLEYRGFEVGDEFLLGYGMDWEGQFRNLPSIWTVLDLQAFSEDPGVLRRLALVKPGDRLIS; from the coding sequence ATGACTGATCCGGTTCTGGAGGTCATAACCCGACCGACGATCAACTCGCGAATCGGGGAACTGGGCGGTCAGATCAGCGCCGACTACGCAGGGCGATCGCCGATCCTCGTCGCCGTGTTGCACGGCGCGTTGCCGTTCCTGGCGGATCTGGTGCGCGCAGTCGACATCCAGATCGACGTTGATTTTCTCGCTCTGAGCCGTTTCGGCGAGGGAGGACGGGTTCGCATAGCCATGGATACCCTGACGTCTCTCGAAGGGCGAGACGTGATCATCGTCGAGGACATCGTCGATACAGGCCTGACACTCAACGTACTACGCCGGATGATCGAAACGCGCGACGTCGCCAGCGTGACGACCGCGACGCTCATAGACAAGTCTTCCAGGAGACTCGTCGAGACCCCGCTCGAGTACCGCGGCTTCGAGGTCGGTGACGAGTTCCTTCTCGGGTACGGCATGGATTGGGAAGGTCAATTCCGCAACCTTCCTTCGATCTGGACCGTGCTCGACCTACAGGCGTTTTCGGAGGATCCCGGCGTATTGCGGCGCCTGGCTTTGGTCAAACCCGGTGATAGGCTGATCTCATGA
- a CDS encoding ABC transporter permease yields the protein MLKYIAKRFGQIFVLFYVFLALLFLLLDLQPGDISQQFIGNPNIPPEAKEIVVRQLGLDQPKIVQLGNHLWNYSFGMDMGVSWSSYPREVSDILFSALPRTVFLFLTATVMSFWLGFYTGKLVAWRRGTIIEKSAMVTSIFFWTVFYPWFAILMLWFFASQLGWFPIGKFISVETWIGAPFEADQVFMLMLGTIAAVTLVYGVLRYAIDRSSDDPQTRRNYHRIALWSLVGVAALFWALNARRPYALDIIWHTFVPVLTLTLVNFAGTTLLTRSSMLETLREDYILTARAKGVPERTIRDRHAARNAMLPVTTSLVLQLAVVIAGGVITEQIFSWPGLGRALLGAITAEDIPVAMGALALIGILSLLAHLVADITYAFLDPRIRVQG from the coding sequence ATGCTGAAATACATAGCCAAGCGCTTCGGTCAGATTTTCGTTCTGTTTTATGTGTTTCTGGCCCTGCTCTTCCTGCTCCTGGACCTCCAGCCCGGTGACATAAGCCAGCAGTTCATCGGGAACCCAAACATTCCGCCGGAAGCCAAGGAGATCGTGGTCCGGCAGCTCGGCCTCGATCAGCCGAAGATCGTGCAACTCGGCAACCATCTCTGGAACTACTCATTCGGGATGGACATGGGAGTCAGCTGGTCCAGCTACCCGCGGGAAGTCAGCGACATCCTCTTCTCGGCGCTGCCCAGAACCGTCTTCCTGTTCCTCACGGCCACCGTCATGTCCTTTTGGCTCGGCTTCTATACGGGCAAGCTGGTCGCCTGGCGGCGTGGAACCATCATCGAGAAGTCGGCAATGGTCACCTCTATATTCTTCTGGACCGTCTTCTACCCGTGGTTCGCCATCTTGATGCTGTGGTTCTTCGCATCTCAGCTGGGGTGGTTCCCCATTGGAAAGTTCATCTCCGTAGAGACCTGGATCGGCGCACCATTCGAAGCCGATCAGGTGTTCATGCTGATGCTCGGCACAATCGCCGCAGTAACCCTCGTCTACGGAGTTCTCAGGTACGCGATCGATCGGAGTTCCGACGACCCGCAGACTCGCCGCAACTATCACCGGATTGCGCTGTGGTCGCTTGTCGGAGTTGCAGCCTTGTTCTGGGCCTTGAACGCCCGCCGGCCATACGCGCTCGACATCATCTGGCACACCTTCGTGCCTGTTCTGACGCTGACCTTGGTGAACTTCGCCGGCACGACCCTGCTCACACGGAGTTCGATGCTCGAGACGCTGCGTGAGGACTACATTCTCACTGCTCGCGCCAAGGGTGTTCCTGAGCGAACGATTCGCGACCGCCATGCGGCGCGCAACGCCATGTTGCCGGTCACCACTTCACTCGTGCTGCAACTGGCGGTGGTCATCGCAGGAGGGGTCATCACCGAACAGATATTCTCCTGGCCCGGCCTCGGGCGGGCATTGCTCGGCGCGATTACCGCCGAGGATATCCCCGTCGCGATGGGCGCACTAGCCCTGATTGGGATCCTGTCGCTTCTCGCACACCTGGTCGCCGATATAACGTATGCGTTTCTGGATCCCCGCATCCGGGTGCAAGGGTAG
- a CDS encoding bifunctional nuclease family protein, whose amino-acid sequence MSHGVPMDLVGVRIELPSNQPIVLLRETGGNRYLPIWIGAIEATAIAYALEGVDHQRPLTHDLFRDSILALGNKVERVVVTELRDNIFFADLVFRQDDNEVHVSARPSDAIALAARTEAPLYANAQVLEDAGIEIEEESEEDEIERFREFLEDVSPTDFGAPPTSS is encoded by the coding sequence ATGAGCCACGGTGTGCCAATGGATCTTGTCGGTGTGCGGATCGAATTGCCGTCCAACCAGCCGATCGTGCTGCTGCGCGAGACCGGCGGCAACCGATACCTCCCCATCTGGATCGGGGCGATAGAAGCCACAGCCATCGCCTACGCACTGGAGGGGGTAGATCACCAGCGTCCTCTGACGCATGACCTCTTCCGGGACAGCATCCTGGCACTTGGAAACAAAGTCGAGCGAGTAGTCGTCACCGAACTCCGGGACAACATATTCTTCGCAGACCTGGTGTTCAGGCAAGACGACAACGAGGTCCATGTTTCCGCACGGCCCTCCGACGCGATCGCGCTGGCGGCCCGCACCGAGGCACCGCTGTATGCAAATGCGCAAGTGCTCGAGGATGCCGGCATCGAAATCGAGGAGGAATCCGAGGAGGACGAAATCGAACGTTTTCGGGAATTCCTCGAGGACGTGTCCCCAACGGATTTCGGAGCACCACCCACCTCCTCGTGA
- a CDS encoding FHA domain-containing protein, with translation MECPSCQENLADDAAECTVCGTIIDHEPTVVFVPVSADAHPAMSAETAAHLPGVHGYGLVIERGPRAGLTFVLQPGVTTVGRDPTSDIFLNDITVSRQHCRFMVDARGLRIEDSGSTNGTYANEVRVDEAWLKAGDEVIIGKFHLLVATGDA, from the coding sequence ATGGAATGTCCGTCATGCCAGGAGAACCTCGCCGACGACGCCGCCGAGTGCACCGTCTGCGGCACGATCATCGACCACGAACCAACGGTTGTCTTCGTTCCCGTTTCTGCGGACGCCCATCCGGCAATGAGCGCGGAAACCGCCGCGCATCTGCCCGGCGTACACGGCTACGGCCTAGTCATCGAACGCGGCCCGCGCGCCGGCCTGACGTTCGTACTGCAACCGGGCGTCACCACCGTCGGACGGGATCCGACCAGCGATATCTTCCTCAACGACATCACGGTGTCACGACAACATTGCCGATTCATGGTGGACGCCCGCGGCCTGCGGATCGAGGACTCCGGCTCTACGAACGGCACCTACGCAAACGAAGTGCGGGTCGACGAAGCCTGGTTGAAGGCAGGCGATGAGGTGATCATCGGCAAGTTCCACCTCCTCGTGGCGACCGGCGATGCCTGA
- a CDS encoding CDP-alcohol phosphatidyltransferase family protein — protein sequence MLQPVGAKLNDQTGGSGTGVLTVPNLVSVIRLLMIPVFLWLLIGRDNPAAAGWLLLAIGGTDWVDGYLARRLNQISEIGKFLDPLADRLAVATAVIAGWATEVLNPWFAGAIIVREALVGAGALLLAARMNGKLEVRYLGKLATFLLYGAIPAFYVTAGDFLPGLFGPVAWITGITGLALYYLVGARYALDVKEALTQAEPG from the coding sequence CTGCTACAACCTGTAGGAGCCAAACTGAACGACCAGACGGGCGGTTCGGGTACGGGAGTACTGACGGTTCCTAATCTGGTGTCCGTCATCAGACTGTTGATGATCCCTGTCTTCCTCTGGCTGCTCATAGGCCGCGACAACCCTGCGGCGGCCGGTTGGCTCCTGCTGGCAATCGGAGGAACAGACTGGGTCGACGGGTATCTCGCTCGTCGGTTGAACCAGATCAGCGAGATCGGAAAGTTCCTCGACCCGCTGGCGGATCGACTCGCCGTGGCCACTGCGGTAATCGCCGGATGGGCAACGGAAGTGTTGAATCCCTGGTTCGCCGGAGCCATCATCGTCCGCGAGGCGCTGGTCGGCGCCGGCGCCTTGTTGCTCGCCGCGCGCATGAACGGGAAGCTCGAGGTCAGATATCTCGGCAAGCTGGCGACATTCCTTCTGTACGGGGCCATTCCGGCCTTCTATGTGACCGCCGGCGACTTTCTACCCGGCCTGTTCGGCCCGGTTGCCTGGATAACCGGCATCACCGGATTGGCCCTGTACTACCTGGTTGGTGCCCGGTATGCACTGGACGTCAAGGAAGCCCTGACGCAAGCCGAGCCGGGCTAA
- a CDS encoding D-alanyl-D-alanine carboxypeptidase family protein: MKRRVLVLVAAFAVVLAPAGRVAAGPVPVPTRPLEGLATLSPPEITAEAWLLWDDTFERELGSLNPDQARAMASTTKMMTALVALRNSRPDDPVLISETAASIGESEIDLVPGESWRMEDLLRALLMRSANDAAIAIAEQVGGSEAGFVRMMNEMAVDMGLENSHFMNPHGLDAEGHFSSARDLLTTALIGMDNPTFAEIVRTRSSTFPDSPSGEERVASTTNALLSTFDGAIGVKTGYTDDAGLTMVAAAERDGRRLYAVVMGSTNHFADAAALLRYGFSAFGLLNVVAEGQVMAAQRGPAGTTDALAQDDLDIFAATEQVEEIDIAIEYSATGGPEVVVEAGEEEIGRIGLELAEPSPLPGLADALSWASAYWDWLWGND; this comes from the coding sequence GTGAAACGACGCGTCTTGGTCCTCGTCGCTGCCTTCGCGGTGGTGTTGGCGCCGGCCGGGCGCGTTGCAGCCGGCCCGGTTCCCGTTCCGACCCGACCCCTGGAAGGACTGGCGACTCTCTCCCCGCCCGAGATCACGGCAGAGGCGTGGTTGCTGTGGGACGACACGTTCGAACGGGAACTCGGTTCGTTGAACCCCGATCAGGCGCGCGCAATGGCCTCGACCACCAAGATGATGACCGCACTGGTTGCGTTGCGGAACAGTCGACCGGACGACCCGGTCCTCATCAGCGAAACCGCCGCTTCCATCGGAGAGTCCGAAATCGATCTGGTTCCGGGCGAGTCGTGGCGAATGGAGGACCTGCTCAGGGCTCTCCTCATGCGTTCGGCCAACGACGCCGCCATCGCCATCGCCGAGCAGGTGGGCGGATCCGAAGCGGGTTTCGTGAGGATGATGAACGAGATGGCCGTCGACATGGGACTCGAGAACAGCCACTTCATGAACCCGCACGGCCTGGATGCAGAAGGACATTTCTCCTCGGCGCGCGACTTGCTGACCACGGCTCTGATCGGAATGGACAATCCGACCTTCGCGGAGATCGTGCGCACCAGATCTTCAACTTTCCCGGACTCGCCGAGCGGCGAAGAGCGAGTGGCCTCAACGACGAATGCACTCCTGAGCACATTCGACGGCGCTATCGGCGTGAAGACGGGGTATACAGATGACGCGGGTCTGACGATGGTTGCCGCCGCAGAGAGAGACGGCCGGAGACTCTATGCCGTGGTCATGGGATCGACGAACCATTTCGCGGACGCGGCAGCCCTGCTCCGGTACGGGTTCTCGGCCTTCGGTCTCCTCAACGTGGTCGCCGAGGGCCAGGTCATGGCCGCTCAGCGGGGCCCGGCAGGTACCACCGACGCCCTGGCGCAGGATGATCTAGACATCTTCGCCGCTACAGAGCAAGTCGAGGAGATCGACATCGCAATCGAATACTCCGCAACCGGCGGCCCGGAGGTCGTCGTGGAAGCGGGGGAGGAGGAGATCGGCCGGATAGGTCTCGAACTCGCCGAACCCTCTCCGCTGCCCGGGTTGGCCGACGCTCTCTCGTGGGCGAGTGCATATTGGGATTGGCTGTGGGGAAATGACTGA
- the gcvH gene encoding glycine cleavage system protein GcvH, giving the protein MNVPEDRRYTEEHEWAATTVDGIVRLGITAYAQEALGDIVYVELPQVGAEFAAGATIAEVESTKSVADVYAPLAGVITAVNAALADHPELINSDPYGDGWFVELQPADAAGLEGMLDAPAYAALIAD; this is encoded by the coding sequence ATGAACGTTCCCGAGGATCGAAGATACACGGAAGAACATGAATGGGCCGCAACGACCGTCGATGGCATCGTCCGTCTCGGCATCACCGCCTATGCACAGGAAGCGCTGGGCGACATCGTCTATGTTGAACTGCCCCAGGTCGGCGCCGAGTTCGCTGCGGGAGCCACCATCGCCGAGGTTGAGTCGACGAAATCCGTCGCGGACGTCTACGCACCGCTGGCCGGCGTCATCACAGCCGTGAACGCGGCCCTTGCCGATCATCCGGAGCTGATCAACTCCGATCCCTACGGAGACGGATGGTTTGTCGAGCTTCAACCGGCGGACGCCGCAGGGCTGGAGGGAATGCTCGACGCACCGGCATACGCGGCACTGATCGCGGACTGA
- a CDS encoding ABC transporter permease subunit has product MADILRPPTERLDGFDPSAVLEEPLWRIRFRLAWRSFRKNWALFSENKMGIVGLLIIALFGIMALAHPVLMATVWQDHLEGGKNVYDIRAGADSVIVTKTIVEEVTDPISEISQIEAMFLGTGVSIPEIGDTIEAPLANPAPPVLSGVDHPHILGTDPFGGDVFSQLLFGARAAFLLGAIAAISSVALATLVGTIAAYFGGVIDTVLMRLADLVILIPLLPLLIVVSGFWNVELTMLGILIGVLGGLGGTAIILKSQALSVKVKPFIDAARIAGGGHWRIITRHIIPNVLPLSFLYMMFAVTGAIFTEAALSFLGLLNIQQSWGIMINIAHTQGYTLEGLDVWWLMLPAGLSITLFSAGFFLVGRAMDEVVNPRLRKR; this is encoded by the coding sequence ATGGCAGATATTCTCAGACCCCCGACCGAGAGACTCGACGGTTTCGACCCCAGCGCCGTGCTGGAGGAGCCGCTGTGGCGGATTCGCTTCCGCCTCGCCTGGAGATCGTTCAGGAAGAACTGGGCGCTGTTCAGCGAGAACAAGATGGGCATAGTCGGGCTTCTCATCATCGCGCTGTTCGGCATCATGGCCCTGGCTCATCCGGTACTCATGGCAACGGTCTGGCAGGACCATCTCGAAGGCGGCAAGAACGTCTACGACATCCGTGCCGGCGCCGACTCCGTCATCGTCACCAAGACGATCGTTGAGGAGGTCACCGATCCGATAAGCGAGATCAGCCAGATCGAGGCGATGTTTCTCGGAACAGGTGTTTCGATACCGGAGATCGGCGACACGATCGAAGCTCCGCTCGCCAACCCTGCGCCTCCGGTGTTGTCGGGTGTCGACCACCCGCACATTCTCGGAACCGATCCGTTCGGTGGTGACGTGTTCTCGCAGTTGCTGTTCGGAGCTCGGGCCGCCTTCCTTCTGGGCGCCATCGCCGCCATCTCCTCGGTTGCCCTCGCAACTCTGGTCGGCACCATCGCCGCCTATTTCGGAGGCGTGATCGACACGGTACTGATGCGTCTCGCCGACCTGGTGATCCTGATCCCGCTGCTTCCTCTTCTGATAGTCGTCAGCGGTTTCTGGAACGTCGAGTTGACCATGCTCGGGATTCTCATTGGGGTGCTGGGGGGACTCGGCGGCACGGCGATCATCCTCAAGTCACAAGCACTGAGCGTCAAGGTCAAGCCGTTCATCGACGCCGCTCGCATAGCAGGCGGAGGACACTGGCGGATCATCACCCGTCACATCATCCCCAACGTCCTGCCGCTGAGTTTCCTGTACATGATGTTCGCGGTGACCGGAGCGATCTTCACCGAAGCCGCCCTCTCGTTTCTGGGTTTGCTCAACATTCAGCAGTCGTGGGGAATCATGATCAACATTGCCCACACACAGGGTTACACCCTCGAGGGACTCGATGTGTGGTGGTTGATGCTTCCCGCAGGACTGTCCATCACATTGTTCTCGGCAGGGTTCTTCCTGGTCGGACGGGCAATGGACGAAGTTGTCAACCCCCGCCTCCGCAAGCGCTAA
- a CDS encoding ABC transporter ATP-binding protein has translation MSETMAETGPDTRPLIKVEKLRKLFPVSKSLFREAHDFVHAVDGIDFEIAPGESLGLVGESGCGKSTTGRMLTKLTDATSGQILLSDEGELIDIASIQRSHMRRFRRRVQMIFQDPFESLNPRRTVYDTVAESLTVQRIGSVQQREERVAELLHRVGLTPPEQFLFRYPHELSGGQRQRVAIARALVIDPTFVVADEPTSMLDVSIRISIMDLMLKLAEEFKVSYLYITHDLAVARYMCDRIAVMYLGKIVEIAPTEELLTNPQHPYTRALLSAVPVPDPSYKRERIDIKGGITKALNPPPVCRFIERCPRATDHCRTSDHPEFTDLGDGHLVACYNL, from the coding sequence GTGAGTGAGACGATGGCTGAAACAGGCCCGGACACCCGGCCTCTGATCAAGGTCGAGAAACTTCGCAAGCTGTTTCCCGTGTCGAAGAGCCTCTTCAGAGAGGCTCATGACTTCGTCCACGCCGTGGACGGCATCGACTTCGAGATTGCTCCGGGCGAGTCGCTCGGACTCGTGGGCGAGTCGGGCTGCGGAAAGAGCACCACAGGGAGGATGCTCACCAAGCTAACGGACGCAACGTCCGGTCAGATCCTCCTGTCGGACGAGGGCGAACTGATCGATATCGCAAGCATCCAGCGCTCCCACATGCGCCGGTTCCGCCGCCGGGTCCAGATGATATTCCAGGACCCTTTCGAATCGCTCAACCCCCGTCGAACCGTCTACGACACGGTGGCCGAATCGCTCACCGTACAACGGATCGGGAGCGTGCAGCAGCGGGAGGAGCGCGTCGCCGAGCTCCTCCACAGGGTGGGATTGACGCCTCCGGAGCAGTTCTTGTTCCGGTATCCACACGAACTGTCGGGTGGACAGCGTCAGCGGGTCGCTATCGCGCGAGCCCTCGTCATCGACCCGACCTTTGTGGTTGCAGATGAGCCGACTTCGATGCTCGACGTCAGCATCCGGATCTCGATCATGGACTTGATGCTGAAGTTGGCCGAAGAGTTCAAGGTGTCCTATCTCTATATCACTCACGATCTCGCGGTTGCCCGCTACATGTGCGACCGCATCGCAGTGATGTACCTGGGAAAGATCGTTGAGATCGCTCCCACCGAGGAACTGCTTACCAATCCGCAGCATCCCTACACACGGGCGCTGCTGTCGGCGGTGCCGGTACCCGACCCCTCCTACAAGCGCGAGCGGATCGACATCAAAGGTGGAATAACAAAGGCGCTCAACCCGCCACCGGTGTGCCGGTTCATCGAACGGTGCCCGCGGGCGACCGACCACTGCCGGACGAGCGACCATCCTGAGTTCACGGATCTCGGCGACGGCCATCTCGTCGCCTGCTACAACCTGTAG
- a CDS encoding ABC transporter ATP-binding protein has protein sequence MAQTLHIESRGGRVGTPLLEVQNLVMHYGTKEGKVSAVEDVTFTLNNGEAIGLVGESGCGKTSVALTLLRLLPDNAVIKSGDIKLDGESLIDLDEEQMRRRRWRDISMVFQGAMNSWNPVYRIGDQIREALRLHWPETLTYQEETDRIAALFELVGLNPITMERYPHEFSGGMRQRAVIAMALSCNPKVIIADEPTTALDVIVQDQILRELKKIQQELGMSIIYISHDIAVIAEVTERMGVMYAGKLVELGTTLEVFHRPRHPYSYLLLSSTPSITGPRRKLAPLEGEPPNLLNPPTGCRFHPRCPFAVDKCSSEEPSLVEVGQGHSVACWNWQEVPEIGGLQK, from the coding sequence ATGGCACAGACTCTCCACATTGAATCAAGAGGCGGCCGGGTCGGTACCCCGCTCCTCGAAGTCCAGAATCTCGTAATGCATTACGGCACCAAAGAAGGCAAAGTCTCCGCAGTCGAGGATGTGACCTTCACTCTCAACAACGGTGAAGCAATCGGCCTGGTTGGTGAGTCGGGATGCGGCAAGACTTCGGTGGCGCTCACACTGCTGAGGCTGCTTCCGGACAACGCCGTGATCAAGAGCGGCGACATCAAGCTGGACGGCGAGAGCCTCATCGATCTCGACGAGGAGCAGATGCGGCGGCGGCGCTGGCGAGACATCTCCATGGTGTTCCAGGGTGCGATGAACTCGTGGAATCCGGTCTACAGGATTGGTGATCAGATTCGTGAAGCATTGCGCCTCCACTGGCCTGAGACGCTGACCTACCAGGAGGAGACCGATCGGATCGCCGCACTCTTCGAACTGGTCGGCCTCAATCCGATCACGATGGAGCGCTATCCGCATGAATTCTCCGGAGGGATGCGCCAGAGGGCGGTCATCGCGATGGCGCTGTCATGCAATCCCAAGGTCATCATCGCGGATGAGCCGACGACCGCACTCGACGTGATCGTTCAAGATCAGATCCTCCGCGAGCTCAAGAAGATCCAACAGGAACTCGGTATGAGCATCATCTACATCTCGCATGACATCGCCGTCATTGCCGAGGTGACCGAGCGCATGGGTGTGATGTATGCAGGAAAGCTCGTGGAGCTCGGCACGACTCTCGAGGTATTCCATCGTCCTCGCCATCCGTACTCGTATCTGCTGCTCAGTTCCACTCCGTCGATTACCGGACCGAGACGCAAGCTTGCCCCTCTGGAAGGCGAACCTCCCAACCTGCTCAACCCTCCGACAGGGTGCCGCTTCCATCCTCGCTGTCCCTTCGCAGTCGACAAGTGCTCGTCCGAAGAGCCGAGTTTGGTCGAGGTGGGCCAGGGCCACAGCGTCGCATGCTGGAACTGGCAGGAAGTGCCTGAGATCGGAGGGCTGCAGAAGTGA
- a CDS encoding MerR family transcriptional regulator, which yields MPDSPALTIGEVINLLKAEFPDVSVSKVRFLEDQGLIHPGRSRSGYRQFHENDLKRLRYILRLQRDQFLPLKVIKSKLTMWDRGEETTSGLAEGAPRRTRTLAEPEGEHDAERVMAQSGLNANQFQALVEHGLLPRKGPYHDDHVAIGVEAGRLIDLGLEARHIRTVLLAAERAADLLANLTEPLRRHRSPDAVRRANETLSVGVDSFEHLYQLFLSDELRETSPQ from the coding sequence ATGCCTGATTCTCCGGCTCTCACGATCGGCGAAGTGATCAATCTCCTCAAAGCGGAGTTCCCGGACGTTTCGGTGTCGAAAGTCCGTTTCCTGGAAGACCAGGGGCTGATTCATCCTGGTCGGAGTAGATCCGGCTACCGGCAGTTCCACGAAAACGACCTCAAACGGCTCCGCTATATCCTGCGGCTTCAGCGCGACCAGTTCCTGCCGCTCAAGGTGATCAAGTCGAAACTCACGATGTGGGACAGGGGCGAGGAAACAACATCAGGCCTGGCCGAAGGAGCACCGCGCCGGACGCGGACGCTGGCCGAACCTGAGGGAGAGCACGACGCCGAGCGGGTAATGGCACAGTCGGGGCTCAACGCCAACCAGTTCCAGGCTCTCGTGGAGCACGGCCTTCTTCCCCGGAAAGGACCGTATCACGACGATCATGTGGCTATAGGTGTTGAAGCCGGGCGGCTCATCGACCTGGGCCTGGAAGCCAGGCATATTCGGACTGTTCTTCTGGCCGCCGAGCGGGCAGCGGACCTGCTCGCCAATCTCACCGAGCCTCTGCGACGCCACCGGTCGCCGGACGCGGTGCGGCGGGCCAACGAGACGCTTTCGGTAGGGGTCGACTCCTTCGAACACCTCTACCAGTTGTTTCTGTCCGACGAGTTACGGGAAACCTCTCCGCAGTGA
- a CDS encoding NAD-binding protein, whose protein sequence is MSALSRVRTGAIFLALIIFAGTVGYVVIENVSWFDAFYMVIVTITTVGYAEVFDLSHAGRITTIALMIIGVGTAVYTFGAALEMALENLGGRRTVRMSRLIDNLSNHYIVCGFGKVGSATWEHIHRRTESVVVIEADPVLAEAARSAGALVLEGDATHNDVLESAGIMRARSLIACVRDDSDNLVIVLSAKSIQPDLLVISRATEPESIGKLRLAGADRIVSPQTVGARRIAALALDPSLARFVDLVVEGDLVELRIEQLSLPEGSALVGSTLRLSQIMELSGATILAIEEAHEGLRLNPDPDRVFKGGDVLVAIGTREHIDTLNSMLVGQTANDR, encoded by the coding sequence GTGAGCGCTTTGTCCCGCGTCCGCACAGGCGCGATCTTCCTCGCTTTGATCATCTTCGCCGGAACGGTCGGCTACGTGGTCATCGAGAACGTCTCCTGGTTCGATGCCTTCTACATGGTGATCGTCACGATCACCACGGTCGGATATGCAGAGGTATTCGACCTGTCACATGCCGGCCGGATAACCACGATCGCCCTCATGATCATCGGCGTCGGTACGGCCGTCTACACTTTCGGAGCGGCCCTGGAAATGGCCCTCGAGAACCTCGGCGGCCGCCGGACGGTACGTATGAGTCGACTTATCGATAACCTCTCCAACCACTACATCGTCTGTGGCTTCGGAAAGGTGGGTTCGGCCACCTGGGAGCATATCCACCGGCGTACCGAGAGCGTCGTCGTGATCGAAGCGGACCCGGTCCTCGCAGAAGCTGCCAGATCGGCAGGTGCCCTCGTTCTGGAGGGTGATGCCACCCACAACGACGTTCTGGAGAGCGCCGGCATAATGCGGGCACGTTCGCTGATTGCCTGTGTGAGAGACGACTCGGACAATCTGGTCATTGTCTTATCGGCCAAGTCCATACAGCCCGACCTTCTGGTCATATCACGGGCAACCGAACCTGAATCGATAGGCAAGCTTCGACTGGCCGGCGCCGACCGGATCGTCTCGCCGCAAACCGTTGGAGCCAGGAGAATCGCTGCTCTGGCGCTCGACCCGAGCCTCGCCCGGTTCGTCGACCTGGTCGTCGAGGGAGATCTGGTTGAGCTCCGTATCGAGCAACTCTCCCTGCCCGAGGGAAGTGCGCTGGTGGGATCAACGCTCCGACTCTCACAGATCATGGAACTCTCCGGCGCCACGATCCTCGCAATCGAAGAGGCCCACGAGGGTCTCCGGCTCAACCCTGATCCCGATCGTGTGTTCAAGGGGGGCGATGTGCTG